The Procambarus clarkii isolate CNS0578487 chromosome 37, FALCON_Pclarkii_2.0, whole genome shotgun sequence genome window below encodes:
- the LOC138371988 gene encoding zinc finger protein 665-like, whose product MKTHQCPQCPKVFTRSGDVKTHMLVHSGDKPHECPECGKRFGRLGSMKTHMLVHSGDKPHECPECGKRFRHLQHMKTHRMVHADERPFQCAECGKKFRARGNIIRHMLVHSGDKPHECPKCGKRFSELGNMKRHRMVHADERPFQCAECGKKFRVRGNIISHMLVHSGTKPHECPECGKRFSRLGNMKTHMLVHSDDKPHACPECGKRFSRLGSMKTHRMVHADERPFQCAECGKKIRARGNIISHMLVHSGDKPHECPKCGKRLSELGNMKRHRMVHADERPFQCAECGKKFRVRGNIISHMLVHSGDKPHECPECGKRFSRLGNMKTHMLVHSDDKPHACPECGKRFSRLGSMKTHRMVHADERPFQCAECGKKFRVRGNIISHMLVHSGDKPHECPECGKRFSERGNMKAHMLVHSGEKPHACPECGKRFSCLGNMKAHMLVHSGEKPHACPECGKRFSRLGSMKTHMLVHSGDKPHECPECWKRFSRLSDMKRHKMIHADNRLNT is encoded by the coding sequence atgaagactcaccagtgtccacagtgtccgaaggtattcacccgttctggagatgtgaagactcacatgttagtgcattcaggggataaacctcacgagtgtccagagtgtgggaagagattcggtcgtcttggaagtatgaagactcacatgttagtgcattcaggtgacaaacctcacgagtgtcctgagtgtgggaagagattcaggcatcttcaacatatgaagactcacaggatggtgcatgcggatgagagaccttttcaatgtgccgagtgtggcaaaaaatttagagcacgtggaaatataataaggcacatgttagtgcattcaggtgacaaacctcatgagtgtccaaagtgtgggaagagattcagtgagcttggaaatatgaagcgtcacaggatggtgcatgcggatgagagaccttttcaatgtgccgagtgtggcaaaaaatttagagtacgtggaaatataataagccacatgttagtgcattcaggtactaagcctcacgagtgtccagagtgtgggaaaagattcagtcgtcttggaaatatgaagactcacatgttagtgcattcagatgataaacctcatgcgtgtccagagtgtgggaagagattcagtcgtcttggaagtatgaagactcacaggatggtgcatgcggatgagagaccttttcaatgtgccgagtgtggcaaaaaaattagagcacgtggaaatataataagccacatgttagtgcattcaggtgacaaacctcatgagtgtccaaagtgtgggaagagattaagtgagcttggaaatatgaagcgtcacaggatggtgcatgcggatgagagaccttttcaatgtgccgagtgtggcaaaaaatttagagtacgtggaaatataataagccacatgttagtgcattcaggtgacaagcctcacgagtgtccagagtgtgggaaaagattcagtcgtcttggaaatatgaagactcacatgttagtgcattcagatgataaacctcatgcgtgtccagagtgtgggaagagattcagtcgtcttggaagtatgaagactcacaggatggtgcatgcggatgagagaccttttcaatgtgccgagtgtggcaaaaaatttagagtacgtggaaatataataagccacatgttagtgcattcaggtgacaagcctcacgagtgtccagagtgtgggaaaagattcagtgagcgtggaaatatgaaggctcacatgttagtgcattcaggtgaaaaacctcatgcgtgtccagagtgtgggaagagattcagttgtcttggaaatatgaaggctcacatgttagtgcattcaggtgaaaaacctcatgcgtgtccagagtgtgggaagagattcagtcgtcttggaagtatgaagactcacatgttagtgcattcaggtgacaaacctcacgagtgtccagagtgttggaagagattcagtcgtcttagtgatatgaagaggcacaaaatgatacatgcagataataggctaaacacttag